The proteins below come from a single Iocasia fonsfrigidae genomic window:
- a CDS encoding ExbD/TolR family protein, whose translation MFKTTLKKKSSINIIPMIDVIFFLLVFFMLFTTFRTTPTGIDLQLPKAVTVSEQDSDNLIIDISENGDLYYENKKISINRIREIAATYYQNNNNTIAIINADEQVLYKDIIAVMDNLRQSGIYKLALAAEKKE comes from the coding sequence ATGTTCAAGACTACTCTTAAAAAGAAATCATCGATTAATATTATACCAATGATTGATGTAATCTTTTTTTTGCTGGTCTTTTTTATGCTTTTTACAACCTTTAGAACAACTCCTACAGGTATAGACCTTCAATTACCTAAAGCTGTTACTGTTTCTGAACAGGATAGTGATAATTTAATAATTGATATAAGTGAAAATGGTGATTTATATTATGAAAATAAAAAAATCTCCATTAATAGAATAAGAGAGATTGCCGCCACATATTACCAAAATAATAATAATACTATTGCTATTATAAATGCAGATGAACAGGTATTATACAAAGATATTATTGCTGTGATGGATAATTTGCGTCAATCAGGGATCTATAAACTGGCACTGGCTGCTGAAAAAAAGGAGTAA
- a CDS encoding TonB family protein, which translates to MRYQKDPDRLIVYLILSIVFHLLLLIVFPYGNLGVMGNDGQKREFSFVQRIEYRTPSTITDDRSTVEESRTNIKQAEPEPEPEPEPEPEPEPEPEPEPEPEPEPEPEPEPEPEPEPEPEPEPEPEPEVLSSENSDMEVEVDGNKGEGASGTNEQVNGSSQSGNVEGNHVEEPPPPPPPTAGDLVIGAPTPAYPKDLVSKALTGTVIYKVKVNTSGEITEMELIKSSGIEQMDRIAGLTVERGWSFKDYQQAYTIEIIINYNMDENNNSHVSVELQNLEFE; encoded by the coding sequence ATGCGTTATCAAAAGGATCCGGACCGTTTAATAGTATATCTAATTTTATCAATTGTATTTCACCTTCTTTTATTAATTGTTTTTCCCTACGGGAATTTAGGTGTTATGGGAAATGATGGACAAAAGAGGGAATTTAGTTTTGTTCAGCGTATTGAATACAGGACACCTTCAACTATTACTGATGATAGGAGTACAGTTGAAGAAAGTAGGACAAATATTAAACAAGCTGAACCTGAACCAGAGCCTGAACCTGAACCAGAACCTGAACCAGAGCCTGAACCAGAACCTGAACCAGAGCCTGAACCAGAACCAGAACCTGAACCTGAACCTGAACCTGAACCAGAGCCAGAACCTGAACCAGAGCCAGAACCTGAGCCAGAAGTCTTAAGTAGTGAAAATAGTGATATGGAGGTTGAGGTTGATGGCAATAAAGGGGAGGGGGCATCTGGGACAAATGAGCAAGTTAATGGTAGTAGTCAGTCTGGAAATGTTGAAGGAAATCATGTTGAAGAACCACCACCACCTCCACCACCTACTGCCGGGGATCTGGTAATTGGTGCTCCAACACCAGCTTATCCTAAGGATTTAGTTAGTAAAGCCTTGACAGGTACTGTTATTTATAAGGTCAAGGTTAATACCTCTGGAGAAATTACAGAAATGGAACTTATTAAATCCTCTGGTATAGAACAAATGGACCGGATTGCAGGTTTAACTGTGGAACGGGGATGGAGTTTTAAAGATTATCAACAAGCATATACTATTGAAATTATAATAAATTACAATATGGATGAAAACAATAATTCCCATGTTAGTGTAGAATTGCAAAATCTTGAGTTTGAATAG
- a CDS encoding cohesin domain-containing protein, whose translation MRKGVCLTLSILILLFITTITAIGQGDNFDEIDQYNNLRLGNDYIVIVVNMDENGMGRFAIETTGGAPFRNNDNNKPLIYGRPKPWTSYTSIWLNNEKYVFGGESGRRAGKSGKYGELIKKPYLLDDGIHTEIMIKDSIKVEQILSIVKSSTTGLYDAVQIKYRVENLGNGNEKVGLRIMLDTMLGQNDGAPFRIGKDAVVSDRLYYKKQLPEFWQAFDSISNPTVTSQGTFTGPGVTSPDKVYLADWGSLADGVWDFDFNPGEEFLRKGEFEIDSAIAMYWVPEMIKPGETKTYITRYGLGGITIVPGLISLGVTSPAEVTFDRPDKTFPIIAYIENTSEITAKNVRVNLDITDSLNVDDKEKKIGDMEAGEIVQLIWYVADNDDQSLPPETQYTVKVEADNTDSNQVKREIIFVGPPQLKTSLNLIDKLSVDNGRLVPNPFDIQAVFKNVGGSTLYDLSTELFLPPGLLLATKERARKYPGNLEAGQEIKVNWKIKALEVDGKLPVAIDNRGLHGYQKIDRFDDLDIPVLDPYFYLNLNEYEEIEEGDYISIDIVGENIQGLDLLDSIINYDPEYLKLVHVSRGNIFLKDNKLLPFDKPDTSKKGIIHLSEIIPTEIDRGTLATLHFKVLKKSNHQISWGDSTFIIDNEESEVITRDLNF comes from the coding sequence GTGAGAAAAGGGGTTTGTTTAACATTATCAATTTTAATATTATTATTTATCACTACTATTACAGCAATTGGACAAGGAGATAACTTTGATGAAATAGACCAATACAATAATCTCCGGCTTGGTAATGATTATATTGTTATTGTAGTAAATATGGATGAAAATGGGATGGGCCGTTTTGCTATAGAAACTACCGGTGGTGCTCCTTTCCGTAATAATGATAATAATAAACCCCTTATTTACGGAAGACCTAAACCATGGACATCATATACCAGTATCTGGTTGAATAATGAAAAGTATGTATTTGGAGGGGAATCAGGACGCCGAGCTGGAAAATCAGGTAAATATGGTGAACTAATTAAAAAACCTTACTTATTAGATGATGGTATTCATACCGAAATAATGATTAAAGACAGTATTAAGGTTGAACAAATTCTAAGCATTGTAAAGAGTTCAACTACTGGTTTATATGATGCTGTTCAGATTAAATACAGAGTTGAGAATCTAGGTAATGGTAATGAAAAAGTTGGTTTGAGAATAATGCTTGATACAATGTTAGGTCAAAATGATGGTGCTCCATTCCGCATTGGTAAGGATGCAGTAGTAAGTGATAGGCTTTATTATAAAAAACAATTGCCAGAGTTCTGGCAGGCCTTTGATAGTATAAGTAATCCAACAGTTACTTCACAGGGTACTTTTACTGGTCCTGGTGTTACCTCCCCTGATAAGGTTTATCTGGCTGACTGGGGTAGTTTAGCTGATGGGGTATGGGATTTTGATTTTAACCCAGGTGAAGAGTTTTTACGTAAGGGTGAGTTTGAGATTGATAGTGCTATAGCTATGTACTGGGTACCAGAGATGATAAAACCAGGTGAGACAAAGACCTATATCACAAGATATGGTTTAGGGGGTATTACGATTGTACCTGGTCTTATTTCTTTAGGTGTAACTTCACCAGCAGAAGTAACATTTGATAGACCTGATAAAACATTCCCAATCATAGCCTATATTGAAAACACTTCAGAGATTACAGCTAAAAATGTAAGAGTTAATTTAGATATCACTGATAGTCTGAATGTTGATGATAAAGAGAAAAAGATTGGTGATATGGAGGCAGGGGAGATAGTACAGCTTATCTGGTATGTTGCTGATAACGATGATCAATCATTACCTCCAGAAACTCAGTATACAGTTAAAGTTGAGGCAGATAATACGGATTCTAATCAGGTTAAGAGGGAGATTATTTTTGTTGGCCCACCACAGCTTAAAACTAGCCTTAATTTAATTGATAAATTGAGTGTAGATAATGGACGCCTTGTTCCTAATCCGTTTGATATTCAGGCTGTTTTTAAAAATGTAGGGGGTTCTACCCTTTATGATCTTTCTACTGAACTATTTCTGCCGCCAGGGTTACTGTTGGCCACTAAAGAGAGGGCTAGAAAATATCCTGGTAATTTGGAAGCAGGGCAAGAAATCAAGGTAAATTGGAAGATTAAAGCCCTGGAAGTTGATGGCAAACTCCCTGTAGCAATAGATAATAGAGGATTACATGGTTATCAAAAAATTGACAGGTTTGATGACTTAGATATTCCTGTGTTAGACCCTTATTTTTATCTCAATCTAAATGAATATGAAGAGATAGAAGAGGGGGATTATATAAGTATTGATATTGTTGGCGAAAACATCCAGGGGCTTGATTTACTTGATTCAATTATTAATTATGACCCTGAGTATTTGAAGTTAGTTCATGTTTCACGTGGTAATATTTTCTTGAAAGATAATAAACTTTTACCTTTTGATAAACCTGATACCAGCAAAAAAGGTATTATCCATCTTAGTGAAATAATCCCAACTGAGATAGATAGAGGGACATTAGCGACTTTACATTTCAAGGTTTTAAAGAAAAGTAATCATCAAATAAGCTGGGGTGATTCCACTTTTATTATTGACAATGAAGAATCTGAGGTTATTACCAGGGATCTTAATTTCTAA